Proteins co-encoded in one Quercus robur chromosome 8, dhQueRobu3.1, whole genome shotgun sequence genomic window:
- the LOC126696513 gene encoding uncharacterized protein LOC126696513 — protein MTKMNSLTLQILKGRRLMMFGSLLIMNSAGLSYIFGLYSGEIKSSLGYDQSTLNLIGFYKDLGANIGIVSGLINEVTPPWVVLAIGAVFNFFGYFMIWLGVTERIAKPLVWHMCLYICIGANSQPFINTGALVTSIKNYPESRGILIGVLKGYTGLSGAVVTQVYHALYGEDPKSLILLVGVIPAVVCVIFLPTMRIMNAPRQPNELTLLYHFLYISLGLAGFLMIIIIKEKMTTFSQSQYGGSAVVVLFLLFLPIAFVIRDEYKAWKSKREAIKNDHSVIISNEIQQFSVTKPSDGADKSVRLSCWQTAFQTPERGEDYTILQAIFSIDMWLILLASMCGLGGTLTVIDNLGQIGASLRYPKKSISTFVSLVSIWNYLGRVVSGLVSEILIKRYRTPRTLILTLTLLLACVGHLLIAFDLPNGIYFASVIIGFCFGAQWPLLFAMISELFGLKYYSTLFNFAAIASPIGSYLFNVRVAGYLYDKEAKTQMAALGLVRKAGEDLKCTGVECFKLSFIIIAAMTFLGTIASFILTLRTKKFYKTDIYKKFREPQVEEEVK, from the exons ATGACGAAGATGAACAGTCTCACCCTCCAAATTCTCAAGGGGCGGAGATTGATGATGTTCGGGTCTCTTTTGATTATGAACTCGGCTGGTTTGAGCTACATCTTCGGCCTTTACTCGGGCGAAATCAAGTCCTCGCTTGGCTATGACCAATCCACCCTCAATTTGATCGGCTTCTACAAGGACTTAGGTGCCAATATCGGTATCGTCTCTGGCCTAATCAATGAGGTCACACCCCCATGGGTTGTCTTAGCAATTGGTGctgttttcaacttttttggATACTTCATGATATGGCTTGGCGTGACTGAAAGAATAGCCAAGCCCTTGGTTTGGCATATGTGCTTATACATATGCATCGGTGCAAATTCACAACCTTTTATCAACACTGGAGCCCTTGTCACTTCCATAAAGAATTACCCTGAAAGTCGTGGAATTCTTATAGGTGTTTTGAAGGGTTACACGGGTCTAAGTGGGGCTGTAGTTACACAGGTGTACCATGCTCTCTATGGTGAAGACCCAAAGTCTTTGATTTTGTTAGTAGGGGTTATTCCAGCAGTTGTATGTGTGATTTTTCTTCCAACCATGCGGATCATGAACGCTCCTCGGCAACCAAACGAGCTCACACTTCTCTATCATTTCCTTTATATTTCGCTTGGTCTCGCTGGGTTCTTGATGATTAtaatcataaaagaaaaaatgaccACCTTTTCACAAAGTCAATACGGAGGGAGTGCAGTCGTGGTACTTTTCTTGCTGTTTCTACCTATTGCATTTGTCATTAGGGACGAGTATAAGGCTTGGAAGAGCAAGAGAGAAGCCATAAAGAACGACCATTCA GTAATTATTTCTAATGAGATTCAACAATTTTCAGTCACAAAACCAAGTGATGGTGCTGATAAAAGCGTCAGACTTTCTTGTTGGCAAACAGCTTTTCAGACACCAGAGAGAGGGGAGGACTATACGATATTACAAGCAATTTTTAGCATTGACATGTGGCTGATTTTATTGGCTTCAATGTGTGGCCTAGGGGGAACTTTAACGGTAATAGACAATTTGGGTCAGATTGGAGCTTCCTTACGATATCCAAAGAAAAGCATAAGCACTTTTGTGTCACTTGTGAGCATTTGGAACTACCTCGGACGTGTGGTCTCAGGTCTTGTCTcagaaattttaattaaaaggtACAGAACCCCACGCACTCTCATACTCACTTTGACTCTCCTACTGGCCTGTGTTGGTCACCTCCTAATCGCGTTTGATTTACCCAATGGTATCTATTTTGCATCGGtgattattgggttttgttttggtgCACAATGGCCATTGCTCTTTGCTATGATTTCTGAACTTTTTGGCCTGAAGTACTACTCTACACTATTCAATTTTGCGGCTATAGCTAGTCCAATTGGGTCTTATCTATTCAACGTGCGGGTCGCTGGGTATTTATATGACAAGGAAGCTAAGACGCAAATGGCAGCCTTGGGGCTTGTAAGGAAGGCGGGGGAGGACTTGAAGTGTACTGGGGTTGAGTGCTTCAAATTGTCTTTCATTATCATTGCTGCCATGACCTTTTTAGGCACAATTGCTTCGTTCATTTTGACGCTAAGGACTAAGAAGTTTTATAAGACTGACATTTATAAGAAGTTCCGCGAGCCACAGGTGGAGGAAGAAGTTAAGTAA